In Spinacia oleracea cultivar Varoflay chromosome 5, BTI_SOV_V1, whole genome shotgun sequence, a single window of DNA contains:
- the LOC130460816 gene encoding F-box protein SKIP23-like, whose protein sequence is MESINPKDHRKVSWSELPPDLLISIIERLDPQYDIFNLRRVCKAWKTTVSLTLVSKNILSPLIPQCLPFDEATTTEFSVVMGSVIQIQSLANPNLPPCLLTVTEINSGKLFIRPPLFKRTATRLHSDHDPHILPEDFPHVLDLSRFRVSELGRFHSKIRKIKSKPNKLVRFKAVLIKDPNCENWATTINNYTLVEMSRTQSLSATRLVASNPETHDVIFETKERIKFRNFVEFKGKIYAVDKVGMVYSMDYHTLKMSMITKVDNFKNIYYLETKKYLVVSSSSELYLVCRRRTREVNSGTFSVFKLNEEKKKWDKITSIGDDKILFVTFDGCFFVLANDFPGWKGNCIVFHYDKYIRTLNKYVVGVFHLNSGDYGTLDSFPGYSNVLWPPPSWLWTDTCSSTTGAD, encoded by the coding sequence ATGGAATCCATAAACCCTAAAGATCATCGGAAAGTATCTTGGTCGGAATTACCACCGGATCTCTTAATATCCATCATAGAACGCCTTGATCCCCAATATGATATCTTCAACCTCCGGCGAGTTTGTAAGGCATGGAAGACAACAGTTTCTCTTACCCTCGTCTCGAAAAACATCTTATCCCCTCTCATCCCACAATGTCTCCCATTCGATGAGGCAACGACAACCGAATTTAGCGTGGTTATGGGTTCGGTTATCCAAATTCAATCACTTGCCAACCCGAATCTCCCACCGTGTTTATTAACCGTTACTGAAATTAACTCGGGTAAGCTCTTCATTAGACCTCCCCTTTTCAAACGTACTGCCACAAGACTACATTCCGATCATGATCCTCACATTCTTCCCGAAGATTTCCCACACGTTTTGGATCTTTCCCGTTTTCGTGTATCGGAATTGGGTCGGTTCCATAGCAAAATACGTAAAATCAAGTCTAAGCCAAACAAATTAGTTAGGTTTAAGGCGGTACTAATTAAGGATCCGAATTGTGAAAATTGGGCCACTACGATTAATAACTACACTCTTGTGGAGATGTCTCGAACCCAATCCTTATCAGCAACAAGGTTGGTTGCAAGTAACCCAGAAACACATGATGTTATTTTCGAGACGAAAGAAAGAATAAAGTTTCGTAACTTTGTCGAATTCAAGGGGAAAATTTATGCAGTTGATAAGGTTGGTATGGTGTATTCGATGGATTATCATACGTTGAAAATGTCGATGATTACAAAAGTCGACAACTTTAAAAATATCTACTATCTTGAAACTAAGAAATATTTAGTTGTATCATCATCAAGTGAATTATATTTAGTTTGTAGAAGGCGGACGAGAGAGGTTAATTCTGGTACTTTTTCGGTGTTTAAGCTAAACGAGGAGAAGAAAAAGTGGGATAAGATTACAAGTATAGGTGATGATAAGATATTGTTTGTCACTTTTGATGGTTGTTTCTTCGTCTTGGCCAATGATTTTCCGggatggaaagggaattgtattGTATTCCATTATGATAAGTATATTCGTACTTTGAACAAATATGTTGTTGGTGTTTTTCACCTCAACAGTGGTGATTATGGCACCCTAGACTCTTTTCCGGGCTATTCTAACGTGTTATGGCCACCACCGTCGTGGCTGTGGACCGATACATGTTCGTCCACAACAGGGGcagattag